Genomic segment of Saccopteryx bilineata isolate mSacBil1 chromosome 9, mSacBil1_pri_phased_curated, whole genome shotgun sequence:
TGGGACCATCCCTCATCTCACCTCTCCCAGGACTCCTGTGGAGCCATCTCAATGGTTTTCAGAACAGAACCCTCCTGACCTGCAGCCCAGGGAGGCCCCAAACTGCCACTATCTCCCCAGACCAACAGGCCCCCATTAGGAAGTCCTGAGTCCTGTTTTCCGAGGAAAGACTTTTCTTTGGAGGGCTCCTGGGGTTCAGCAACAAGAGAagctgggagaggaggacaggCAGTGGCAGGAGCCTGTGTGGCCCACCTGACAGTGACACACAGAGGTCAGAGCTGCTGCGGAGCCACCAGgaaagaggaaaatataaaaaaatctacagaaataAACAAGCCTTTCATTATTAAAGAAACCTAACCTACCAAACAGCCAATAACCACAAGCCATAATGTCaaagtttgatttatttattaacaCTTATCAGGTGTTCCAGAGCTCTCCCTTGTCTCCTTTCTGCCAAGTCAGGGGCCCTCTGCCCTAGTCAACAGCTCCCTGAGAGCTCACTCAATGAAGAGCCCTCCCCCCTGCTAGGGAAGGCACAGCTTGAAAGCAGGAAGGGCCTGGTCACATGGGAGGGAGAGCAGGTGCAGATCCCTGAGGGATGACTTGCTGTCCTTACCATTCCTGAGATGCCCTAAGCCCAAGAAGGGCATGGAAACAACGCTTCTTGTCATTTCTCCTCAGGCCTGAGGGATCAATCAGCCCAACTGGCTCTTTGCTATGCTTTCTCATTCAGTTAGCGCCACAAATATGCTGAAGAAGCCCCAAGTCAAGCTTCTGCTGGCCCTGCTCACCAGCATTAACTCCAGAGACCTGGCGGCAGCTCTGCCTCGCACACACTGTGCCAGCCCACTCAGCCATGGCAGCAGGAATGGCACTGCCCTGCAAGTCTGAGAAATAAATGAGTGCTAGAGGCGGCATTTTCCTGGGGCCACCTTGGCTTCACCTGGACCCTGCCCAAGGTGACCTGTTAAATGAGACACTGTCTATGCTATAGCCAAGCCCTCTCATcctacccctgcccctccctggctcTGTTGCCCCGCAGCAGGAGCCCACATGCAGGCTCACAGGTTATTCCGCTGGAGTGCCTCACACAGGTTCTGGTTGGCATCGGGTTCCTCTGTCAGCACCTCCACAGTCTCCCATTCCCCGGATCGGCTGGACCTTTTGATGGCGTCCACCACACTCTGCATGTACAACCCGTCCTCAAATGAGGCAGCCATGGAGACAGGGGTGTGGTCCCAGGTGCGGCGGTCCCCCTGCCCCTGGAAGGACTGGCGTAGGGCCTGTACCATGTAGACCATGCCCTTCAGGTAGAGCAGTGGGACATCCTGGGGCCCCTGCTCAGGAAGCCCTGAGCCCACAGCCAACGAGTCCCTCAGTAGCAGCTCCTCTTGTGTGGCCGAGTTCTTCTGTCCATAGAGGTCAGCTCCCCGTGCAACAAGGCGTCCTGCAGAGCCCACCACCATGACCTCATGCACAAAGGCACCTGGCATGTTGAAGTTGAGTGTTACTGTGCTGCATACCCCCCCGCCCATTAgcatctggaagaaacagaagtCATCGCTAGTGACATGCCTTATGCCACGAATGGCTGCATTCTGCCTCACAAAGGTCTTGAGGAGCCCGTGGACCTTCTCGGCTCTTTGGCCAGTCAGGTGGGTCAGCAGGTCCACAATGTAGGTGCCCATGGTGTGCAGGCCCCCACCGCCCATGAGCTCGTCGCAGATCCAGCCGTAGTTGGGGCTGAGCAGGCTACCTGAGTAGATACGGGCATCGCAGATCATCACTGCACCCACGTAGTGCTCGGCGATCAGCTGCTTCATGCGCACAAAAGCGGGCAGGAAGCGCAGCACGTTCCCCACCAGGCTCATCAGCTGTGGGTAGTAGCGTGAGGCTGTCACCATCCGGAAGGCATCCACCGAGGTTGCTGCCTTCTCACAAACCACATTCTTCCCAATACCTGATAATAGAACACAACAGGAAATATCAAAGTTCCAAGGGGTTcacagtggcaaaaaaaaaaaaccctgtatttTTCAAAGGCAGAAGAACTCAGGAAAGCCTCCTCTGAGACTAGATGGTGGCCTGGGACAAGAAGAAAGGTGACTCAGATTGAATGAAAATGTCCCCAGTGATTGGGACTGCGGAAATTTatgggctagagcaggggtccccaaactttttacacagggggccagttcactgtccctcagaccgttggagggccagactataaaaaaaactatgaacaaatccctatgcacactgcacatatcttattttaaagtaaaaaaacaaaacgggaacaaatacaatatttaaaatcaagaacaagtaaatttaaatcaacaaactgaccagtatttcaatgggaactatgtgtctgcttttggcta
This window contains:
- the GFOD2 gene encoding glucose-fructose oxidoreductase domain-containing protein 2 isoform X1, translating into MKMLPGVGVFGTGSSARVLVPLLRAEGFTVEALWGKTEEEAKQLAEEMNITFYTSRTDDVLLHQDVDLVCINIPPPLTRQISVKALGIGKNVVCEKAATSVDAFRMVTASRYYPQLMSLVGNVLRFLPAFVRMKQLIAEHYVGAVMICDARIYSGSLLSPNYGWICDELMGGGGLHTMGTYIVDLLTHLTGQRAEKVHGLLKTFVRQNAAIRGIRHVTSDDFCFFQMLMGGGVCSTVTLNFNMPGAFVHEVMVVGSAGRLVARGADLYGQKNSATQEELLLRDSLAVGSGLPEQGPQDVPLLYLKGMVYMVQALRQSFQGQGDRRTWDHTPVSMAASFEDGLYMQSVVDAIKRSSRSGEWETVEVLTEEPDANQNLCEALQRNNL
- the GFOD2 gene encoding glucose-fructose oxidoreductase domain-containing protein 2 isoform X2, whose amino-acid sequence is MVTASRYYPQLMSLVGNVLRFLPAFVRMKQLIAEHYVGAVMICDARIYSGSLLSPNYGWICDELMGGGGLHTMGTYIVDLLTHLTGQRAEKVHGLLKTFVRQNAAIRGIRHVTSDDFCFFQMLMGGGVCSTVTLNFNMPGAFVHEVMVVGSAGRLVARGADLYGQKNSATQEELLLRDSLAVGSGLPEQGPQDVPLLYLKGMVYMVQALRQSFQGQGDRRTWDHTPVSMAASFEDGLYMQSVVDAIKRSSRSGEWETVEVLTEEPDANQNLCEALQRNNL